CGGTAGTATGCAAAGGGAAGTGTACGCTTTCTGATAAAGTCATATTTTCTCCAAAAACCGTATGCAAACAGAAGTTCTCGAAAAATGCCAAAACAATTTTAAGGTTCttataaaattaatatttatatatatttatatatatttatatatataaactgtCCTAACCTTGTGGTCAGGACAAGCTAGACTAGACATTGTaaacaaacagttaaaaattaaaaatatttcaaaagcatCCTAACTGATCTTCCCCGACGCAGCAGCTCTCGGATATGTCTGACTACAACTCCCTCAGTCGGGatggggatggtgggagttgtagttcaacacacCCAGAGGAGCTTATGATTGACCAGATCATAGCGATACCCCAAATCCTCATACGCCTCCAAAGAGAGCTACTCTGGCACGTAAAACCCCGGaagtactgggttgctgtgagtcttttgggctgtatggccatgttccagcccaaaagactcacagcaacccagtgattccggtcaggaaagccttcgaccatacccagaagtattgtctccctGACGTGTGGCATTTCGAAGCGGTTACTCTATCAGATAAGAacctccagcttcaaagcctggctgcttcatccttggggaaatcctttgttgggaggtgttagctggccctgattgtttcctgcccggAATTCtcccgttttctgagtgatgttctttaCTTTACTGTCCTTGTTTTAGAGTTTGTaataaattaaaacagtaaatattagcattgaatagcattgcaacttcaaagcctggctgcttcctccctgggggaatcctttgttggcaggtgttagctggtcctgattgtttcatgtctggaattccccggtTTCCTGAGTGACGTTCTTTATTTACCGCCCTTGCTTTAGAGTtttatcaaaacagtaaataaagagagaTACTCAGAAGacgggagaattccagacaggaaacaatcagggccagctaacacctcccaacaaaggatcgtctggggaggccctgctcgcgaTCCTGCCTGTTTCACAAGCGTGGCTGGAGGGGGAcgaggacagggccttctcggtggtggcccccttcCCTAGCAATATAAGATATTGAACAGCTCTCCTTCGGGTCAGGAGGTTCTTTCGAATGTTCAGGGGAATcgcttttcctgccatttgagcTACTAAAGGTTGGAATGAATTTAATGCCGTACCACAGCCATGTAAATAAAACCCACTAGTGGCCGTTGATACCCACATTCTGTTTGCTGAATCCTTAGGATGGCTTATTTCTTGTATCAAAAAACAACGTAAGAAAGAGGTTACTACGGGTTTGTTCAGGGAAAGTATGACTTTAAGCGAGTGGTGGAGTGTATCGACGAGGCTCCGTTGGAGTCCGTTGGAGTGTAAAATTTCATTGCATAGTTGAAGGGGTTTTAGCGGtctcaacaaaaataataataagaggtgCTGCACATAATGAAAAGTCTGCCAAGAGCACAGTTTTCAGAAGTATTAATGCATTATGTTACTTCGCTCCTCCTATGGTACATATTTACAAAGTAAAGCTTTCGTCTTACCCAGTTTGCATATATGACCCAACGAGCCAGGAAATGATGTTTCCGGAAAACAAACACGAACCCACTCTTCTGTGGGAAAACAAACTTCATCTCGACTTTGAGAATTTTGCCAGTTTGGAACTCAAAACGACAGAAAAGGAAGCTAAAGAAAAGATGCAAACTTGCTTCCAACGTACGAGGGTTATCCGGAAAGTAAGGCACGTAACTCTCGTGGGGAATTTTCGTGCGGGACGCGCTGCCATGTTGCGAACGAGCAGTGACAGTTGTTAGTAGTTCATCGATTGGCATTGTGGTGAAAGTTATGAGATAAGTGTCCCTATTCCCTTTCCCTCCAAGTGGAAAGTAAAGTTACAAGGCATGTAACTCTAGCAGGGAATTTTCGCGGAGGAAGTTGGTATCACTGCCGTGTTGCGATCAAGCAGTTAGTAGTTCATGGACTGGTGTTGTGAAGGTTGGAGATGAGCGTCCTCATTCCATTTCCCTCCAAGTGTGAGGTTCACGCTGTAATACGCTTCCGAAATGGTAAATCGTGAACGCCGCTCCGATTTGTCAAAAAATCGTCACATGGTGCAGAAAACTTTCAATATTTCAATTGGTTACGATTTCATGGAAACAGTTCGTGAAATGTTTGGACAACGTTCACGCAGGTCGGCAATTGTCGAATGGCGATCCGACAGAAGATTTTCTCGAATTTTCTGCACTACATTGTCAGTCACAACGGACGGCCATCCACTCCCGTCTTCATCGTGAATTTCCGTCCTTCCAAAATCGTAATTCCGGACCCATGCTGTTTTGACATTACGTCCTCTCCATAAACTCAAACAATTTTGTGATAATCGCAGCGGTGTTGATGCCCTTAGCGTTTAGGTAGCGTATTACAACACGAACTTCGCACTTGGCGGGAAACGGAATGAAGACGCTCATCTCTAACCTTCATCACAATGCCGGTCGATGAGCTAATCACGACTGAGACTGCTCGTTCGCTTCTGCTGGTTTTCCACTACCCGGCAGTGACACCAACTTCCCCCACGAAAATTCCCCGCGAGTTACGTGTCTTGAAACCTTACTTTCCACTTGGAGGGAAACGGAATGAGGACACTCATCTCTAACCTTCACAATGCCAGTTGATGAACTACTTACAACTGGCATTGCACATTCGCTTTCTTCCCGCTACCCAGCAGCAATTCCAACTTCCCCCACGAAAATTCCCCGTGAGAGTTGCGTGCCCTGTAACCTTACTTTCTACTTGGAGGGAAATGGAATGAGGACACTCGTCTCTAACCTTTACCACAACGTCGGTCGATGAGCTACTGACAATTGGGACTGCTCGTTTGCTTCCTCTGGCTTCCCGCTACACGGCAGTGATACCAACTTTCCCCGCGAAAATTCCCCATGAGAGTTACGTGCCTTGTAAACCTTACTTTCCGGATAACCCTCATATAATATCCAACCCAAGTAAAGAAACCAACCTACCACACGCCTGGATGTATGCGTTTTGTACAGCTGGGCCATAACCAAAGTCTACATTTATCGAGTAAGAGATTGGAGAGGTTTCCCCACCAAATCAAGTCCTCTTATCGCGCTTCTATGTCCTTCAGTGTGTGGGAGGGCGGCCTGTCCCGCATTTCTGTCGACAAAGGGGTAGTCCTTCGCGGAGAGCTAGGCCGAGGTCCCAGAGTGGAAATTAAAGGGGGAGGTGCGCTCAGAGCCGCGGTGGGGGGCGTTTTGTTGAGAATCCCGTTTGGGAGTCCGGACGAGGGGCTGACTCTGGGGTAGTGCATGCTTGGAAGTCCTGGGGTGAGCAAACCCGGGTGGGGCAAGTGGCCGTCCAGGGCCGCCGGGTGGACCGAGTGGAGCCGCACGTGCTCGTAGTCCTCTCGGAGCATGTGCAGCCTCTCCCGCTCGTCCAGGTGAGCCCCCCGCTCATGCTCGCGCCGAGGGTCAATGGAAAGCGCAGGGTGGTGGTGATTGTAGTCGTGCGGCTCTCGGTCCCTGAAAGGCCTCTCTGCGTCATACAGCCGGGGCGCCGAGAGGCGGTGCAAGGGGTCGTTCCTCAggaggaactctctccctaaggggTCTCTCCGGTGGAGGTCCAAATCCCGGTAGGGGTCTCTCATGGGATCCCAGTGGAACGACGGGTACGGGAAGCGCTCGCCGCCTGGGACGGGGCTGATCCCCATGAAGGGCGTCATCATGCGAGTCCTGTCCAGGCCGCTGATGCTGTTCATGGGGTGGATCCCGGTGACACCAACAGTCATGGGCATTGACACCAAGGGGCCTGGGTGGACACCGGAGGAGGGCACTGGGAGCGGCGGCTCCGACTGTCGATGAGGCTGCGACGGTTCAGGCGGGATATCGtggtcttccttcctctcctccttcactTTGATTTCACTGGATTTCTTTAGGTTCTCGTACGCGGGTTCAGCCTTTTTCTCAGCCTCCCGGCTCGAGGTGCTGTTGGGTCTGGTGTTCTCCACAACAGGAGGCCGGGTATAGGGCGACGGCACCCTCGACGCCTGCTTAGACTCCTCCGACGGCCTGCTCTCGTGAGTCAGGCTGTCTTTGTCCGAAATATAGTTGTCCTTGACTTTGTGCTCGTCGGTGCCAGCGTCCTTGCGGGATTCGGAGTGTTCCCTGTCCCGCTCTttgttcttctctttctcccgGACTTCGGGGTTCAAGTGACCACTCCGGATCTGCTCGGCCGAGCTTCGGCTATGTCCAAGGGAGCTCACGGAATGGAGAGGCGCAGGGGAAGGATGGCTTGAGTGTCTCTTCTCAAGGCTCTCCCTAAACATAGCAAAGAGCAGACAAGCATTGAAGCACTGCAACAGAGTAGTCCACACTGTCGAAACTTTGCATTGTCATCATACATGAAGATAGGGACCAGGAGCCATCCAGATGTGGTCAGAAAGTTTCCCTACTCCTTCTAGAACAGGTCTGCGCAACCAGGCAACTTCCACAAGCCCcaaccagcttgtccaatggtctgGGAactagtccaaagcacctggacgACCAAGGGTTATGCAGACATGTTCTAGAAGGCTCCAACTCTTTATCAACCCATCCTTCTacaacagtggtcctcaacctgtaggtctccagttgttttggccttcaactcccagaaaccctatcagttggtgaactggctgggatttctgggacttgtagtccaaaacatctgggatccTCTCTACAGTCCTCGCTCTACAGTCCTCCATATCAGACAAATGCTTTGAAGCCAAGCATGCAAATCAAGATATGTATGTGGATGACGTGCAGATGGTTCTCACGGCTaatttatatacaggcagtccccaagttagacATCCAACATAATACGACTCCTAGTTCAGAATGCGGGCGAGACCACGGGAAGCAagaggaaataaaatatatttacttatccgaaAGCAAGGCAATTACAAAACTAAAAAATGGATGTTTCTGGAGCTCCATACTTCACTCCTCGGtttcatagtttttaaactgccttgcctttggaTAAAGGAAGAAAGACAGGATTAGTCCCAAATGACTCTGCGACTATTAcgtgaggaaaacaaaaataaaattttggaCAACTCAAAAACCAGGGTGAGACTGTTATGTGTTGGCGTCTATTATACAATGAAATATGATACCTTCCTTAGCCGCAAATGACTTTGCAATTATTAtacaaggaaaacaaaaatactacTTTGGACACACCAAAAATGGGGGGTGGGGCTGTTATGTGTTTTGGCGTCTATTATACAATGAAATGTGGTACCTTCCTTAGTCGCAAATGACTGCGACTATTatacaagaaaaacaaaaatattattttggacaCACAAAAATGGTGGGTGGGACTGTTATGTGTTGGCGTCTATTATATGATGAAATATGGTACCTTCCTTAGCCCCAAATAactctgcgactattatgcgaggaaaacaaaaatataattttcaacACTTCAAAAACAGGGTGGGACCGTTATGTGTTGACTTCTACTTTATGATGAAATATGGTACCTTCCTTAGCCCCAAATGactctgcgactattatgtgaggaaaacaaaaatgattTTCAACACTTCAAAAACGGGGTGGGACTGTTATGTGTTGACTTCTATTATATGATGAAATATGGTACCTTCCTTAGCCCCAAATAACtatgcgactattatgcgaggaaaacaaaaatataattttcaataCTTCAAAAACAGGGTGGGACTGTTATGTGTTGACTTCTATTATATGATCAAATATGGTACCTTCCTTAGCCCCAAATGactctgcgactattatgtgaggaaaacaaaaatgattTTCAACACCTCAAAAACGGGGTGCGACTATTACACGATGGAATATGGTACCTTCCAGATCACAACAGTGCAATGGCAAGGACGGATCTCGAAAGGACCGTCGGGCCGTGTCTCTCGCTCCCCAGGGCTGCCTTCCCCATCCCTCTCATCCAGCGCGTTCTTCCATACCTTTCTTTGTCCTCTTTATTAAGAGAAGAGTCTCCTTTATCTAGATCTCTATCTCGCTCATGAGCTGCCGCAGAGGTACTGCGTTCCAGCTCACCTGGCTTCAGCCAGGGCGGAGGGGTCGGGAACGAAGGAGGAGTTCGGTGCAGACGGTTCCAGGGCTCGTGAGGGTTGCTAAAGCTCTGCATACTGGGGCAATCCTTGTGGCCGAACATAGCGTTGGGTGCTGAAATGGCGAAGTGGGGTGGGGGAAAGTGATAACGCTCAGTTGACGGTACTTACCAATCAAAAgaaatgattttaattttttttaaatgaatacatGTTATGGATCGCtggaaaaggaaaggagattaATAAATAAGCATTAGCATTGAGCGTCCGGAACAGGAGGAAGGCAACTGACTACAAAAGGACCgttgttattgtgttgttgaaggctttcatggctggaatcactgggtcgctgcgagttttccgggctgaatggctatatattccagaagcattctctcctgacatttcacccacatctatggcaggcatccccagaggttatgaggtctgtcgaaggctttcatggccgggatcacagggttgttgtatgttttccggactgtatggccatgttctagaagtattctctcctgacgttttgcccacatctatggcaggcatcctcagaggttgtgaggtatggagaaactaggcaaggaaggtttatatacagtagagtcttacttatacaacataaacgggcaggcagaacattggataagcgaatatgttggataacaaggagggattaaggagaagcctattaaacacaaaattaagttatgattttacaaattaagcaccaaaacatcatgctaaagaacaaatttgacagaaaaagtagttcaatatgcagtaatactatgtagtaattactgtgtttacgaatttagcaccaaaatatcacgatatattgaaaacattgactacaaaaatgcgttggataatccagaatgttggataagtgagactatatctgtggaaagtccagggtgggggaagaactcttgtcagttggaggccagcgtgaatgttgcagttaatcaccctaatttgcattgaatagcttcatctactggctactttgtTAGCTGCCTCTAGTTctcatgtctcagagtgttgcttttatttactgttctgatttttgaggttttttaaatactagtagccagattttgttcattttcatggtttcctcctttctgttgaagttgtccacatgcttgtgaatttcagtggcttctctgtgtagtctgacatgatagttgttggagtggtccagcatttctgtgttctcaaataatatactgtgtccagattggttcatcaggtTCATCATGCTACGGCTGGTTtctttggttgagttagtctgcagtgcctttcatgttctttgactcgtgttctgagacatgggaactaggggcagctaacaaaggagaaagtagccagtagatgaagccattcaatgcaaattagggtgattaactacaacattcacactggcctccaactgacaagagttcttctcccaccctggactttccacagatatatatatatgtaaaccttccttgctgagtttctccatatacctcacaacctctgaggatgcctgatatggatgtgggtgaaacgtcaggagaaaatacttctagaacatggccatacagcccggaaaacatacaacaactccgttatgaggtctgtgggaaactaggcgagtgggatgggagaaagaagtcttctctgttggaggcaagtatgaatgttgctatTGGACAGCAAGATTAgcactgcagcttcaaagcctggctgctccctgccaatggtagacaagagttctttctcccaccctggacattcaaatgactctgcgactattatgcgaggaaaacaaaaaatacaattttagacACCTCAAAAACTGGGGTGTGACTGTTACATGGTGgcgtaatttccaacagaccccacaacctctgaggatgcctgccatagacgtgggtgaaatgtcaggagagaatgcttctggaacattggccatacagcccggaaaactcacagcaaaccaaattTGTAACACATAGTAATCAGGACAGTGATTACAGGTCTATAATCATGGCGTCTTACAACCAGTAACTATGATAACAACAGGATCTCCAATGGCAGAAAATGACAACAggaacataatattattattaataataatagtaataatagaaacTTAATTCTGAAAGCCACATTTTATAGGATAGTGGGAAATGAGGCAGACTATGTAAATATCCCAGAGCAGAGATCGACTTAATGAAATACCAAGACAAGACATTTTTCTTggaacataatattaataataataataataataataataacaacagcctgtggcgcaggctgttgagcaaccagctgcaacaaatcactctgaccaagaggtcatgagttcgaggccagctcggagcaccgcgtttgtctttgtctttgttctgtgttaaggcattgaatgtttgccttattacacatataatctgccctgagtcctcttcggggtgagaagggcggaatataaatactgtaaataaataaataaataatagaaacttAATTCCGAAAGCCACATTTTATAGGTTAGTGGGAAATGAGGCACACTATGTAAATATCCCAAAGTAGGGATCGACTTAATGAAATACCAAGACAAGACATTTTTCTTTAATTCGatttttgtgtaatttttttgttatattattgtttttatgggATTTTTAAAGAACTGCTAACACTTCGAAAGGTTCTGGAAAGGTGCTGTAATCACTAGACGGAAATGCTATTATTAATTCTAGTTCCTAATGAGAAACTAAAGGGTTACCTTTCACTCAAGGCATTCCATTGGATCTGCTTTATATAATCTGagtaagggctgaaaaaccctgcttatactcgagtatatacggcataTGCGTTTCCAATTTAATGGCCCAAAAGCCCATTAAAACGACGACAGTATTGAAACGGGTTTCACCACAGACCTgtgcctttaaaaatatatataaatccgTTGTTCTGAACCAGGCTCATCCTAAACCACAACATTGACAACACTCTCCAAGGAGAGAGGAGTGGAGGAGCCATGGGGAGCGGAACACAATTACAGTGTTCCCCCCGCTACTTTgtagttcacttttcatggactcgctgttttgcggggaaacgggggtatatttaaacattattttaattgttatgtggccacAGGACAGGCAGAGGCTGcaaaaacacctggcgggccggATAAATGTTCTCAGGGccgtagtttgaggacccctgctctagatgataACCTAGAACCGAAGCCCAACCCAGCCAGAGCTGGAGGAAAAAATTACTCACTAACAGCAGGGTTCCCGAGTCCCCCGAAGGCATTGCTGCTCACAGCCGCGAGACTGGTGAACGTGGTGGGCCGATTAAAAGTCTCTGAAACCAAACGGAGAGATGCTAATGGGACAGGCGTTCCCTACGAGTGTGTTGCGGGTTTGTTCTAAGTAACCATTTCTATCGTTTTCAATCCATATTCTGCTTCATGGCCACCCTGATCATATCTTTCCTCCATAATGGAATGCAGGACTGAGAGTATTTTCATTTGGAGTCCCATCCAGGCCCAAACCTATACCGTACTATATCATTTCATGGCCCGAATTGTCAGAAATGTCCCCACACAGGATCGGAGCATCAACACATCTGCTTTATCGGTTAGCACAACTTACCTAAATGGGCAGCCGGGTTGAGAAAGTTGCTGTGGTGGGCTGGGGGCCCGAAATGAGGGCCGGCGGGGTGGGCAGCGCCtaccaaaaaaaattcaaaagagaaaaggaaaaaaaccaaacaattagAACGCCAAAGGAAAGCtcggaaaacattttaaaaagcatgcgCAGGTCTCTTTGCTAGGCGTCAAAAGGTTAGCAAGAAATTACGGCTCGGCCGTTTGCACACTCACTGGCTGCGGAGAAGAGGGTTGAGGGTCGGGCCAAGTCGTGAGGGTGATGGATCGCTCCAAAGAGGCTCGGACCTGGCGGTCGACTCAGAAATTCGGGTTTGAGACCGAAGTCCAGTTTGTGGGGATCCGACTGCATCTGCTTCTGTAAGTCAGGACAGAACAATATGACTACAGACTTATGGATAATGTTATACTCTGGAGAAGTAGAGCATaaaccagggatcctcaaaccttttacgtggagggccagttcacggtccctcaggctgttggggggctggactatgaaatagtccaaaattaggattgttgttgttgtgtgccttcaagtcgtttcagacttaggtcaaccctaagtctaaagtttaggacagaggccaggtcaagaccttgagggccttagtttggggaccccgatctagacgatctcataagaccataggtaagaagagaaacctccaaagaccatctagatggtctcataagaccatagataagggacctcaaagaccatctagatcaggggtcctcatacttttaaagcagagggccggtccacaatccttcagactgttgaggggccgaattatcatttggggaaaaaaaccgaacaaattcctatgcacactgcacatatcttatttgtagtgcaaaacaacaacaataacaatgaaataacaatacaatatttaaaaatgaaaataattttaactaacataaacctatcaggatttcaataggaagtgtgggcctgcttctggccaatgagatagtcaggttaattgttgttgttgttgttgttgttgttgttgtgtgtcttcaagtcatttcagactttgggcgagcctaagtccaaaattatttatttattcatttactacatttatttactacatttatatcccacccttctcatcccaaaggggactcagagcagctgtatgtacatacaatatattatattattagcatagcacaatattagcattatactatattgaactataccactatactgtaatattatatgtaatatataacatataattaacattattatatgatattattgttagtattgtattgtataaatgatattattattatcaatattatatgtatatacaatatattatattattaaaactgatataaaaatattatattataaatgagggcgagggccaggtaaattaccttggagggccgcatccggcccccgggccttagtttggggaaccctgatctagatgatctcataagaccataggtaagaaaagaggtctccaaagaccatctagatggtctcataagaccataggtaagcaaagagacctccaaagaccatctagatggtctcataagaccataaataaggaaagggacctcaaagaccatctagatgatctcatataagaccataggtaagaaaagaggtctccaaagaccatctagatggtctcataagaccattggtaaggaaggGGACCCTCAAAGGACATATTGattatctcataaggccatcagaagaccacagatacGGAAAGGGACCATAGGTAACgaaaggggaccccaaaggccatcaagacaatctcataaaaccataggtaaggaaagggaccctcagaggccatctagacggtctcatagggccataggtaaggaaagtgaccttcaaaagccatctagatggtctcataaggccgtagctaagcaaatagacattcaaagaccatctagatctcatgagaccatagataagcaaagagatctccaaagaccaggcagacttaggccaaccccaagtctaaagtttaggataggggccaggtcaatgaccttggagggccgcatctggcccacgggtcttagtttggggacctctggcacAAACCATACTTTTAAAAACTTGTTAAATAAATTACAATCGCATAAACTCACCTTTACTTTTTGCTGATGGTGGTATATCTGCCACGCAATATGGACATGCATAGCGCACCATTTCCCAGGTTTCTATGAAAAAGAAAGTACAACAGATGAAAATGATACATGTAGTTTGACATTAAAATGCTTTGACACTGTTTTATCAATGCTGTTGGAATTTGGGAAAGGCAGAACTGAGGTCAAATAGTGCTTAGCCTTCTTACCCGCAACATGGGCCTGAACGGATCGGTCAACtgcaaagaaagagagaggaaaaataaatgaacatttctgccaatgaaacAATTTCACTGAGATTCCTAGACACGGGAGGGGGACAGAGGAGAGCGGAATGCATCTCAGAACGAATTGCATCCTGCAGAGTCTTATCTTCTCCTGATTATGGACTATGTTAATCTATGGGATTATTGATCCTCGCCCCCTGATTGGAAGCTGTTGTGATTATCATTGATTGTCATTTTTagtgtaaaattttattttgtgtaataatgtgttgcTATATTGCtatgtactgtatgttgtgtgttattattgtaaaccgccctgagtcccttttgggaggtagggcggtatataaataaagattgttattattatttaatttagctTTAGGAGTGACACAATGGTGGGATTTACCCGTGGATCTTTCTGCAGGAGGGTATGCGGGACGGCTCCAGGTCTGGTCGTGACGTCAATAGCATTCGAACTCTGCATATACAAAACATACAGGTACAAAGAGTAGGTCAGCATTAATAAGCAGGCTTCAATCAGTACTGTTGTTAATTATTCAACTATGACAATTCATTTTATGCAGCTTTGGGACAATGTTGAGTATCTTAGGCTGGGCTATGGcccaggctggttagtagccagctgcaacaaatcactctgaccaagaggtcatgagttcgagggcagcccgtgcctgcgtctgtctgcctctgtctctgttctatgcattgaatgtttgccttatatgtgcagtgtgatccgccctgagtccccttcggggtgagaaggaatatatttactgtaaataaataaataaatatcttagaTCCATTTCAGCTTGGAGCCAAGTTTACCTTGATTTGCCGTTGGTTCAAATCACACAAGCACTTTGGAAAGTTGTGGGCAATCTACACTAATCCAATATCCCAAATGGTGTGCGAATCAGCTTTGGGGTGGCTGCAAGATGCATGGAGCTGATTCGGGTCTACAATATTGGCACCCAACCTGGGGCCCAAAAATTTGATTGCAGCTCTCCCATCTCAGAACAAAAGTTAGGAACCAG
This genomic window from Anolis carolinensis isolate JA03-04 unplaced genomic scaffold, rAnoCar3.1.pri scaffold_7, whole genome shotgun sequence contains:
- the auts2 gene encoding autism susceptibility gene 2 protein isoform X2, which produces MEGRKKRRSRSQRDRARRSPHGLQPERAALGATEDGDPPRRPRRPPLLPPPWLFSSSGSELEHRGPPTSSRPRPPRRKRRPSSSPEEDIIDGFAMASFVTLDALEKDVVVKPHDPVEDHQDLLVKKKRNMITNGLSYHLKKNSLHDHHYSSDRENDHNLCQHLRKRKKLLKGLRQLNPGQNSCRDSDSESASGESKVFHRSSSRERLSDTSTSSSLGTGYFCDSDSDQEEKASDAGSEKLFNTTAKKDTDLGVGSLKENEEEDARTLSVPKISGLERSQEKSQDSDKDPLLDLVVPQNLCPQVSQPSIPPHLEPPSETHSPKPAVIQRSEPSHSSQPEATQKLQNSEVDQHPSAPPSQAQHPLRPLSPGQPANQSLPSSQLRPPSCSLAQQLSSYNSSSLSLNSLSSRSSTPAKAQPPPPALPPPHIAHHSSASPFPLSLPNHSPLHTFAPTLQPPTHSHHPNMFAPPTALPPPPPLTSGTLQVPGHPAGSAYSEQDLLRQELNTRFLASQSADRGASLGPPPYLRTEFHQHQHQHQHTHQHTHQHTFTPFPHAIPPTAIMPTPAPPMVRTPGRNFDKYPTKVDPFYRHSLFHSYPPAVSGIPPMIPPTGPFGSLQGAFQPKSSNAIDVTTRPGAVPHTLLQKDPRLTDPFRPMLRKPGKWCAMHVHIAWQIYHHQQKVKKQMQSDPHKLDFGLKPEFLSRPPGPSLFGAIHHPHDLARPSTLFSAASAAHPAGPHFGPPAHHSNFLNPAAHLETFNRPTTFTSLAAVSSNAFGGLGNPAVTPNAMFGHKDCPSMQSFSNPHEPWNRLHRTPPSFPTPPPWLKPGELERSTSAAAHERDRDLDKGDSSLNKEDKERESLEKRHSSHPSPAPLHSVSSLGHSRSSAEQIRSGHLNPEVREKEKNKERDREHSESRKDAGTDEHKVKDNYISDKDSLTHESRPSEESKQASRVPSPYTRPPVVENTRPNSTSSREAEKKAEPAYENLKKSSEIKVKEERKEDHDIPPEPSQPHRQSEPPLPVPSSGVHPGPLVSMPMTVGVTGIHPMNSISGLDRTRMMTPFMGISPVPGGERFPYPSFHWDPMRDPYRDLDLHRRDPLGREFLLRNDPLHRLSAPRLYDAERPFRDREPHDYNHHHPALSIDPRREHERGAHLDERERLHMLREDYEHVRLHSVHPAALDGHLPHPGLLTPGLPSMHYPRVSPSSGLPNGILNKTPPTAALSAPPPLISTLGPRPSSPRRTTPLSTEMRDRPPSHTLKDIEAR
- the auts2 gene encoding autism susceptibility gene 2 protein isoform X7 translates to MIKSSWFYVKFKYAEKLNPGQNSCRDSDSESASGESKVFHRSSSRERLSDTSTSSSLGTGYFCDSDSDQEEKASDAGSEKLFNTTAKKDTDLGVGSLKENEEEDARTLSVPKISGLERSQEKSQDSDKDPLLDLVVPQNLCPQVSQPSIPPHLEPPSETHSPKPAVIQRSEPSHSSQPEATQKLQNSEVDQHPSAPPSQAQHPLRPLSPGQPANQSLPSSQLRPPSCSLAQQLSSYNSSSLSLNSLSSSRSSTPAKAQPPPPALPPPHIAHHSSASPFPLSLPNHSPLHTFAPTLQPPTHSHHPNMFAPPTALPPPPPLTSGTLQVPGHPAGSAYSEQDLLRQELNTRFLASQSADRGASLGPPPYLRTEFHQHQHQHQHTHQHTHQHTFTPFPHAIPPTAIMPTPAPPMVRTPGRNFDKYPTKVDPFYRHSLFHSYPPAVSGIPPMIPPTGPFGSLQGAFQPKSSNAIDVTTRPGAVPHTLLQKDPRLTDPFRPMLRKPGKWCAMHVHIAWQIYHHQQKVKKQMQSDPHKLDFGLKPEFLSRPPGPSLFGAIHHPHDLARPSTLFSAASAAHPAGPHFGPPAHHSNFLNPAAHLETFNRPTTFTSLAAVSSNAFGGLGNPAVTPNAMFGHKDCPSMQSFSNPHEPWNRLHRTPPSFPTPPPWLKPGELERSTSAAAHERDRDLDKGDSSLNKEDKERESLEKRHSSHPSPAPLHSVSSLGHSRSSAEQIRSGHLNPEVREKEKNKERDREHSESRKDAGTDEHKVKDNYISDKDSLTHESRPSEESKQASRVPSPYTRPPVVENTRPNSTSSREAEKKAEPAYENLKKSSEIKVKEERKEDHDIPPEPSQPHRQSEPPLPVPSSGVHPGPLVSMPMTVGVTGIHPMNSISGLDRTRMMTPFMGISPVPGGERFPYPSFHWDPMRDPYRDLDLHRRDPLGREFLLRNDPLHRLSAPRLYDAERPFRDREPHDYNHHHPALSIDPRREHERGAHLDERERLHMLREDYEHVRLHSVHPAALDGHLPHPGLLTPGLPSMHYPRVSPSSGLPNGILNKTPPTAALSAPPPLISTLGPRPSSPRRTTPLSTEMRDRPPSHTLKDIEAR